One segment of Streptomyces roseifaciens DNA contains the following:
- the pcrA gene encoding DNA helicase PcrA has product MSSLFDDSFLADLGPADEEHPPPPEDAAPEPVPDDLFQGAFDVPVPREAYYRDGAHRPAVDPAALLEGMNEQQRAAVVHKGSPLLIVAGAGSGKTRVLTHRIAHLLGARHVHPGQILAITFTNKAAGEMKERVEQLVGPRANAMWVMTFHSACVRILRRESKKLGFTSSFSIYDAADSKRLMALVCRDLDLDPKKFPPKSFSAKISNLKNELIDEEAFAAQAADGFEKTLAEAYVMYQSRLREANALDFDDIIMTTVHLLQAFPDVAEHYRRRFRHVLVDEYQDTNHAQYTLVRELVGTAESSPEEGPAELCVVGDADQSIYAFRGATIRNILQFEEDYSDATTILLEQNYRSTQTILNAANAVIERNESRRPKNLWTEAGAGPSITGYVADTEHDEAQFVADEIDRLTDAGDAKAGDVAVFYRTNAQSRVFEEIFIRVGLPYKVVGGVRFYERKEVRDVLAYLRVLANPEDTVPLRRILNVPKRGIGERAEAMIDALSLREKISFSQALRRVDEAYGMAARSANAVKRFNVLMEELRTIAESGAGPATVLEAVLERTGYLAELQASTDPQDETRVENLQELAAVALEFEQEREEGEPGTLAEFLEKVALVADSDQIPDEDAEGTGVITLMTLHTAKGLEFPVVFLTGMEDGVFPHMRALGQAKELEEERRLAYVGITRARERLFLTRASMRSAWGQPSYNPPSRFLEEIPDQYVQWRRTGPAKPSASMSSIGSGGGAGSGITSGFTSSRAKAGPSGFATRRAKDRPVVALAVGDRVTHDSFGLGTVVGVKGSGDNAEATVDFGEEKPKRLLLRYAPVEKL; this is encoded by the coding sequence ATGAGCAGCCTCTTTGACGACAGCTTCCTGGCGGACCTCGGCCCCGCGGACGAGGAGCACCCCCCTCCCCCGGAGGACGCGGCCCCGGAGCCGGTGCCGGACGATCTCTTCCAGGGCGCCTTCGACGTGCCCGTCCCCCGCGAGGCCTACTACCGCGACGGCGCCCACCGGCCCGCCGTGGACCCGGCCGCGCTGCTCGAGGGGATGAACGAGCAGCAGCGCGCCGCAGTGGTGCACAAGGGCTCCCCCCTGCTCATCGTCGCCGGCGCCGGCTCGGGCAAGACGCGCGTGCTCACCCACCGCATCGCCCACCTGCTGGGCGCCCGGCACGTGCACCCCGGCCAGATCCTCGCGATCACCTTCACCAACAAGGCCGCGGGCGAGATGAAGGAGCGCGTCGAGCAGCTCGTCGGCCCCCGGGCCAACGCCATGTGGGTGATGACGTTCCACAGCGCGTGCGTGCGGATCCTGCGCCGGGAGAGCAAGAAGCTCGGCTTCACGTCCTCCTTCTCGATCTACGACGCGGCCGACTCCAAGCGGCTCATGGCGCTCGTCTGCCGGGACCTCGACCTCGACCCGAAGAAGTTCCCGCCGAAGTCCTTCAGCGCGAAGATCTCGAACCTGAAGAACGAGCTCATCGACGAGGAGGCCTTCGCGGCGCAGGCCGCGGACGGCTTCGAGAAGACGCTCGCCGAGGCGTACGTGATGTACCAGTCGCGGCTGCGCGAGGCCAACGCCCTCGACTTCGACGACATCATCATGACCACGGTGCACCTGCTCCAGGCCTTCCCCGACGTGGCCGAGCACTACCGCCGCCGCTTCCGGCACGTCCTGGTCGACGAGTACCAGGACACCAACCACGCGCAGTACACCCTCGTGCGCGAGCTCGTCGGCACCGCGGAGTCGTCGCCGGAGGAGGGCCCGGCCGAGCTGTGCGTCGTCGGTGACGCCGACCAGTCGATCTACGCCTTCCGCGGCGCCACGATCCGCAACATCCTCCAGTTCGAGGAGGACTACTCCGACGCCACGACGATCCTGCTGGAGCAGAACTACCGCTCCACGCAGACGATCCTCAACGCCGCCAACGCGGTCATCGAGCGCAACGAGAGCCGCCGCCCGAAGAACCTGTGGACCGAGGCCGGCGCCGGCCCGTCCATCACCGGCTACGTCGCCGACACCGAGCACGACGAGGCCCAGTTCGTCGCCGACGAGATCGACCGCCTCACGGACGCGGGCGACGCCAAGGCCGGGGACGTCGCGGTCTTCTACCGGACCAACGCCCAGTCCCGTGTCTTCGAAGAGATCTTCATCCGCGTCGGCCTGCCCTACAAGGTCGTCGGCGGCGTGCGCTTCTACGAGCGCAAGGAGGTCCGCGACGTCCTGGCCTACCTGCGCGTCCTCGCCAACCCCGAGGACACCGTCCCGCTGCGGCGCATCCTCAACGTGCCCAAGCGCGGCATCGGCGAGCGCGCCGAGGCCATGATCGACGCCCTGTCGCTGCGCGAGAAGATCAGCTTCTCGCAGGCGCTGCGCCGCGTCGACGAGGCCTACGGCATGGCCGCCCGCTCGGCGAACGCGGTCAAGCGCTTCAACGTCCTCATGGAGGAGCTGCGCACGATCGCCGAGTCGGGCGCCGGCCCCGCCACCGTCCTGGAAGCGGTGCTGGAGCGCACGGGCTATCTCGCCGAGCTCCAGGCCTCCACCGACCCTCAGGACGAGACCCGCGTGGAGAACCTGCAGGAGCTCGCGGCCGTGGCCCTGGAGTTCGAGCAGGAGCGCGAGGAGGGGGAGCCCGGCACGCTGGCCGAGTTCCTGGAGAAGGTGGCCCTCGTCGCCGACTCCGACCAGATCCCCGACGAGGACGCGGAAGGCACCGGCGTCATCACGCTGATGACCCTGCACACCGCGAAGGGCCTGGAGTTCCCCGTCGTCTTCCTCACCGGCATGGAGGACGGCGTCTTCCCGCACATGCGCGCCCTCGGCCAGGCCAAGGAGCTGGAGGAGGAGCGCCGCCTCGCCTACGTGGGCATCACCCGCGCCCGGGAGCGGCTGTTCCTGACGCGCGCGAGCATGCGCAGCGCGTGGGGCCAGCCCTCGTACAACCCGCCGTCGCGGTTCCTCGAGGAGATCCCCGACCAGTACGTGCAGTGGCGGCGCACCGGGCCCGCGAAGCCGTCGGCGTCGATGAGCTCGATCGGCTCGGGCGGCGGTGCGGGCTCCGGCATCACGTCGGGGTTCACGTCCTCGCGTGCCAAGGCAGGGCCGAGCGGTTTTGCGACGCGGCGTGCCAAGGACCGACCGGTGGTGGCGCTCGCCGTCGGCGACCGGGTCACGCACGACTCGTTCGGGCTGGGCACCGTCGTCGGGGTCAAGGGCAGCGGTGACAACGCCGAGGCCACGGTCGACTTCGGCGAGGAGAAGCCGAAGCGCCTGCTCCTGCGGTACGCACCGGTCGAGAAGCTCTAG
- a CDS encoding M23 family metallopeptidase: MNDRHPAAGPGPSDPAQDGSYGQYASYGQQSAPHNYTGYDGYDSGQWETTGQWASTSQWGGVTGQTQIWDFSAYDAGQADATGQWDTSAGLTAPATGQWDTSAMTPSAWGANGTYDTSGHWELTGQTGFPGQAQAPAPDQPAAQGWDTTGTGQFTSWDGSGQAADASGWGHLPDEVRGRDTSGQWDTSGQWETGAGQWEAGAGQTQIWDAGAFASVDGTQGEPEHAPTLMTDLSGMTDLSGMASMDSAPAMDETDGQAAGKAEASPAGVVANAETQAMLFVPPARDEAAPDDAPRDTPTRSSRRKSAPARTGYRPRRKALLTVAVPSVAVIGVAGIAAATVSGGQGDDKKEIQAASAPDSAPVPSVANSKLDTQLASLSHGADDFANRANRTQERIDLKARQEAEKKRKAEEAARKEAERPKFSLPVAQHGLSAMYGQAGVNWMSVHTGIDFPVSYGTPVMAATDGTVRTQYNVAYGNMAIVTSPDGVETWYCHLSSTKLRSGQVKAGDVIAYSGNSGNSTGPHLHFEVRPGGSAVDPLPWLRAHGYDPT; encoded by the coding sequence GTGAACGACCGTCACCCGGCGGCGGGCCCCGGCCCGTCCGACCCCGCTCAGGATGGCTCCTACGGGCAGTACGCGTCGTACGGTCAGCAGAGCGCACCGCACAACTACACCGGGTACGACGGCTACGACAGCGGTCAGTGGGAGACCACGGGCCAGTGGGCCAGCACCAGTCAGTGGGGCGGAGTCACCGGCCAGACCCAGATCTGGGACTTCAGCGCCTACGACGCCGGGCAGGCCGACGCCACCGGGCAGTGGGACACCTCCGCCGGCCTCACGGCCCCCGCCACCGGGCAGTGGGACACGAGCGCCATGACGCCGAGCGCCTGGGGGGCGAACGGCACCTACGACACCTCCGGCCACTGGGAGCTGACCGGCCAGACCGGCTTCCCCGGCCAGGCCCAGGCACCCGCCCCCGACCAGCCCGCGGCACAGGGCTGGGACACCACGGGAACCGGGCAGTTCACCTCCTGGGACGGCTCCGGCCAGGCGGCGGACGCCTCGGGCTGGGGGCACCTCCCGGACGAAGTTCGGGGGAGGGACACGTCCGGGCAGTGGGACACCTCGGGCCAGTGGGAGACCGGGGCCGGCCAGTGGGAGGCGGGCGCAGGCCAGACCCAGATCTGGGATGCCGGTGCCTTCGCCTCCGTGGACGGCACGCAGGGCGAGCCGGAGCACGCCCCGACCCTCATGACCGACCTCTCCGGCATGACCGACCTTTCCGGCATGGCGTCCATGGACTCCGCGCCCGCGATGGACGAAACGGACGGACAGGCGGCCGGCAAGGCGGAGGCCTCCCCCGCCGGTGTCGTCGCGAACGCCGAGACGCAGGCCATGCTGTTCGTCCCCCCGGCCCGCGACGAGGCCGCCCCGGACGACGCCCCCCGCGACACCCCCACCCGCAGCAGCCGCCGCAAGAGCGCGCCCGCCCGCACCGGTTACCGGCCGCGCCGCAAGGCCCTGCTGACCGTCGCCGTGCCGTCGGTCGCCGTCATAGGGGTCGCCGGGATCGCCGCCGCGACCGTCTCCGGCGGGCAGGGCGACGACAAGAAGGAGATCCAGGCGGCGTCCGCCCCCGACAGCGCGCCCGTTCCCTCCGTCGCCAACAGCAAGCTGGACACCCAGCTCGCGAGCCTCAGCCACGGCGCCGACGACTTCGCGAACCGCGCCAACCGCACCCAGGAGCGCATCGACCTCAAGGCGCGCCAGGAAGCGGAGAAGAAACGTAAAGCGGAGGAAGCGGCCCGCAAGGAGGCCGAGCGCCCGAAGTTCTCCCTGCCCGTCGCGCAGCACGGCCTCAGCGCGATGTACGGCCAGGCGGGCGTCAACTGGATGTCCGTGCACACGGGCATCGACTTCCCGGTCAGCTACGGCACACCGGTCATGGCCGCCACGGACGGCACGGTCCGCACGCAGTACAACGTGGCCTACGGGAACATGGCCATAGTGACGTCGCCCGACGGCGTCGAGACCTGGTACTGCCACCTCAGCAGCACCAAGCTCCGCTCCGGCCAGGTCAAGGCCGGCGACGTCATCGCCTACTCCGGCAACTCCGGCAACTCCACCGGACCGCACCTGCACTTCGAGGTCCGGCCGGGCGGCTCCGCCGTCGACCCGCTGCCGTGGCTGCGCGCGCACGGCTACGACCCGACCTAG
- a CDS encoding esterase/lipase family protein, whose product MRTLPFITILAALLRPSTALVRSTVLELAILTGHLLLYPTGVVQERPPPRRALPALPAAGDTPDTPGLHESVETGQEGHLPVLLLHGFIDNRSVFVLLRRSLRRHGWQQVESLNYSPLTCDIRTAARLLGRHIEDICARTGQQRIDVVGHSLGGLIARYYVQRMGGDVRVRTLVTLGTPHAGTRAASLLPAHPLVRQMRPGSDVVAELAGPAPDCATQFIGFWSDLDQLMMPVECARIDHPDLSARNVRVTGVGHLALPVHWEVAAGIRQALTTEEAQDDASGAASVA is encoded by the coding sequence ATGAGGACCCTGCCCTTCATCACCATCCTTGCCGCCTTGCTGCGCCCGTCGACCGCGCTCGTCCGGTCCACGGTGCTGGAGCTGGCGATTCTCACCGGCCATCTGCTGCTGTACCCGACCGGTGTCGTCCAGGAGCGCCCGCCGCCCCGGCGGGCGCTGCCCGCGCTTCCGGCCGCCGGCGACACGCCCGACACGCCCGGACTGCATGAATCAGTCGAAACAGGACAAGAAGGTCATCTGCCTGTTCTGCTCCTCCACGGCTTCATCGACAACCGTTCGGTCTTCGTCCTGCTGCGCAGGTCCCTGCGCCGGCACGGCTGGCAGCAGGTCGAATCGCTCAACTACTCCCCCCTGACCTGCGACATCCGCACGGCCGCCCGCCTGCTGGGCCGCCACATCGAGGACATCTGCGCCCGCACGGGGCAGCAGCGGATCGACGTGGTGGGGCACAGCCTCGGCGGCCTGATCGCGCGCTACTACGTCCAGCGGATGGGCGGCGACGTCCGCGTCAGGACCCTGGTCACGCTCGGCACGCCGCACGCCGGCACCCGCGCGGCGTCGCTGCTGCCCGCGCATCCCCTGGTGCGCCAGATGCGCCCGGGATCGGACGTCGTCGCCGAACTCGCGGGCCCCGCACCGGATTGCGCGACGCAATTCATCGGTTTCTGGAGTGACCTGGACCAATTGATGATGCCCGTGGAATGCGCCCGCATCGACCACCCGGATCTGAGCGCACGCAATGTCCGGGTGACGGGCGTGGGGCACCTCGCCCTGCCGGTGCACTGGGAGGTGGCCGCCGGCATACGGCAGGCCCTGACCACGGAAGAGGCGCAGGACGATGCGTCGGGGGCGGCTTCCGTCGCCTGA
- a CDS encoding cobalamin B12-binding domain-containing protein: MGVTGPIRVVVAKPGLDGHDRGAKVIARALRDAGMEVIYTGLHQTPEQIVDTAIQEDADAIGLSILSGAHNTLFAKVLELLRERDAEDIKVFGGGIIPEADIAPLKEQGVAAIFTPGATTASIVEWVNANVRQPTEA, encoded by the coding sequence ATGGGAGTGACCGGTCCGATCCGCGTGGTGGTGGCCAAGCCCGGGCTCGACGGCCATGACCGCGGCGCGAAGGTCATCGCACGGGCGCTGCGCGACGCCGGCATGGAGGTCATCTACACGGGCCTCCACCAGACGCCCGAGCAGATCGTGGACACCGCCATCCAGGAGGACGCCGACGCGATCGGCCTGTCCATCCTCTCCGGCGCCCACAACACCCTGTTCGCCAAGGTCCTGGAGCTGCTGCGCGAGCGCGACGCGGAGGACATCAAGGTCTTCGGCGGCGGGATCATCCCCGAGGCGGACATCGCACCGCTGAAGGAGCAGGGCGTCGCCGCGATCTTCACCCCGGGGGCCACCACGGCCTCCATCGTGGAGTGGGTCAACGCGAACGTCCGTCAGCCGACGGAGGCCTGA
- a CDS encoding DUF5691 domain-containing protein, with amino-acid sequence MNRTWDELVTSALLGTGRRVPPVEVRGGQDAAVALLDAAAVDTVRRRAGAVPAAALARPAPAPADARPPLPPAARRRLALLLADRSGSGGGGRRGASPDLTELLPQWLAAANGHGYQAPPALLPALLEAARSRSDLRQEALAFGGPRARWLAALNPQWKYALRPGPAADTGPAAGTGTGTGTDTGVWEEGLFAERAALLASVRQRDPAAARELLAGSWATERAEDRLMFLDALREGLSAQDEPFLERALSDRSRNVRATAAELLSALPGSALAARMAERARSCVSLDRTGEGEGPRIAVEAPHECDKGMQRDGVVVKPPSGRGERSWWLAQIVEATPPAAWSGRFGGRSPAEIVALPVADGWQPELHAAWCRAAVRQRDAEWARALLGPASAPPAAEGTSWRDPAKLLSALPRDERAAWVAEFVSAHGLSDAFRLLGVCAVPWAEPLGRAIVDALDAARDAGGYPWSFSGVMGLAERCLDPAQADRLEALTLLPEDPAADTPGRAGATAYWAEALQRLVGTLRLRATMRAELAGLPAGSVRPPSADGRSR; translated from the coding sequence ATGAACCGTACTTGGGACGAGCTCGTCACCTCCGCTCTGCTCGGGACCGGGCGGCGTGTGCCGCCTGTGGAGGTGCGGGGCGGGCAGGACGCGGCCGTGGCGCTGCTGGACGCCGCCGCGGTGGACACCGTGCGGCGGCGCGCCGGGGCGGTGCCCGCCGCGGCGCTCGCCCGGCCCGCGCCGGCGCCGGCGGACGCCCGGCCTCCGTTGCCTCCGGCGGCCCGGCGGCGGCTCGCCCTGTTGCTCGCGGACCGCAGCGGCAGCGGCGGTGGCGGGCGACGGGGCGCCTCCCCGGATCTGACGGAGCTGTTGCCCCAGTGGCTGGCCGCCGCCAACGGGCACGGCTATCAGGCGCCTCCCGCACTTCTGCCCGCCCTCCTGGAGGCGGCCAGGTCCCGTAGCGATCTGCGGCAGGAGGCGCTCGCGTTCGGCGGGCCCCGGGCCCGCTGGCTGGCGGCGCTCAACCCGCAGTGGAAGTACGCGTTGCGGCCCGGCCCCGCCGCGGACACGGGCCCGGCCGCGGGCACGGGCACAGGCACAGGCACGGACACCGGGGTCTGGGAGGAGGGGCTGTTCGCCGAGCGGGCCGCGCTCCTCGCCTCCGTACGGCAGCGGGACCCCGCGGCCGCCCGCGAACTGCTCGCCGGCTCGTGGGCGACGGAGCGGGCGGAGGACCGCCTGATGTTCCTCGACGCGCTGCGCGAGGGGCTGTCCGCGCAGGACGAGCCGTTCCTGGAGCGCGCCCTGTCCGACCGGAGCCGCAACGTCCGGGCCACTGCGGCGGAGCTGCTGTCGGCACTGCCCGGCTCGGCACTCGCGGCCCGCATGGCCGAGCGGGCCCGCAGTTGCGTCTCCCTGGACCGCACGGGAGAGGGAGAGGGCCCGCGGATCGCGGTGGAGGCGCCGCACGAGTGCGACAAGGGCATGCAGCGCGACGGCGTCGTGGTGAAGCCGCCGTCCGGGCGCGGCGAGCGCTCGTGGTGGCTGGCCCAGATCGTGGAGGCGACCCCGCCGGCAGCCTGGTCCGGGCGGTTCGGCGGGCGGAGCCCGGCGGAGATCGTGGCGCTGCCGGTCGCGGACGGCTGGCAGCCCGAGCTGCACGCCGCCTGGTGCCGGGCCGCGGTCCGGCAGCGGGACGCGGAGTGGGCGCGGGCGCTGCTGGGCCCCGCGTCGGCCCCGCCCGCGGCCGAGGGCACCTCGTGGAGGGATCCGGCGAAGCTGCTGTCGGCGCTGCCGCGGGACGAGCGGGCGGCGTGGGTGGCGGAGTTCGTCTCGGCGCACGGGCTGTCGGACGCGTTCCGGCTGCTCGGGGTGTGCGCGGTGCCGTGGGCGGAGCCGCTGGGCCGGGCGATCGTGGACGCCTTGGACGCCGCCCGCGACGCGGGCGGCTATCCGTGGAGTTTCAGCGGGGTGATGGGCCTGGCCGAGCGCTGCCTGGACCCGGCGCAGGCGGACCGGCTGGAGGCACTGACCCTGCTGCCGGAGGACCCCGCCGCGGACACCCCCGGGCGTGCCGGGGCCACCGCGTACTGGGCGGAGGCGCTCCAGCGCCTCGTGGGCACGCTGCGGCTGCGGGCCACGATGCGGGCGGAGCTGGCGGGGCTGCCCGCCGGCTCCGTCAGGCCTCCGTCGGCTGACGGACGTTCGCGTTGA
- a CDS encoding SWIM zinc finger family protein, translated as MNPQGDRWTAETVLSLAPDAASRKAGSKLAAPGPWSGAGARPEEGGGAVWGECSGSGSKPYRTVVDLSGEGGPGFNCSCPSRKFPCKHALGLLLLWASGEAAVPAAQEAPPGWAEQWLERRRKRAEKAVAGPAAAGPATPADEEAARRRGERRAERIGAGVTELEQRLADLLRGGLAAAEGAGYGQWEETAARMVDAQAPGLASRVRELASLPGSGADWAGRLLEECALLHTLNQGWLRLQELPEPLAATVRSRVGLTTDAAALLASGTPVRDHWLVLAQRDGDDGRLVTRRIWLHGRDSGRMALLLSYGAAGRAPELSLPVGLTLDADLVYYPAAHPLRAVLGTRHAPPAESAGPPAGGGVEAALSAYGEALRDDPWLETWPVVLDGVVPVPGPDGHWQLADGEGGSAALPVDPRHRDSTALWQLASISGGAPIKIFAEYGHRGATPLTTWTPEPVPL; from the coding sequence ATGAATCCGCAGGGGGATCGATGGACGGCGGAGACGGTGCTCTCGCTGGCGCCTGACGCCGCATCACGCAAAGCAGGAAGCAAGCTCGCGGCGCCCGGTCCGTGGTCGGGCGCGGGGGCGCGCCCGGAGGAGGGCGGGGGCGCGGTCTGGGGTGAGTGCTCCGGCAGCGGCAGCAAGCCGTACCGCACGGTGGTGGACCTGTCCGGGGAGGGCGGGCCGGGCTTCAACTGCTCCTGTCCGAGCCGCAAGTTCCCGTGCAAGCACGCGCTGGGGCTGCTGCTGTTGTGGGCTTCCGGCGAGGCCGCGGTGCCGGCCGCGCAGGAGGCTCCGCCCGGCTGGGCGGAGCAGTGGCTGGAGCGGCGCCGGAAGCGGGCCGAGAAGGCCGTCGCGGGCCCGGCCGCGGCGGGGCCCGCGACGCCCGCGGACGAGGAGGCCGCGCGGCGGCGCGGGGAGCGCCGGGCGGAGCGGATCGGCGCGGGTGTCACGGAGTTGGAGCAGCGGCTCGCCGATCTGCTGCGCGGGGGGCTGGCGGCCGCGGAGGGCGCGGGGTACGGGCAGTGGGAGGAGACGGCGGCCCGCATGGTCGACGCCCAGGCGCCCGGTCTCGCCTCGCGAGTGCGGGAGTTGGCGTCCCTGCCGGGTTCGGGCGCCGACTGGGCGGGCCGGCTGCTGGAGGAGTGCGCCCTGCTGCACACCCTCAACCAGGGGTGGCTGCGCCTGCAGGAGCTGCCGGAGCCCCTGGCCGCGACGGTCCGGTCGCGGGTCGGCCTGACCACGGACGCCGCGGCGCTGCTCGCGTCCGGCACGCCGGTGCGCGACCACTGGCTGGTCCTTGCGCAGCGGGACGGCGATGACGGGCGCCTGGTCACCCGCCGGATCTGGCTCCACGGCCGGGACTCGGGCCGGATGGCCCTGCTCCTCTCCTACGGAGCGGCCGGCCGGGCGCCGGAGCTGTCACTGCCCGTGGGCCTGACCCTGGACGCGGACCTCGTCTACTACCCGGCGGCGCACCCGCTCCGCGCCGTGCTCGGCACGCGCCACGCCCCGCCCGCGGAGAGTGCGGGACCGCCGGCGGGGGGCGGCGTGGAAGCGGCCCTCTCCGCGTACGGGGAGGCCCTGCGCGACGACCCCTGGCTGGAGACGTGGCCGGTCGTCCTCGACGGCGTGGTCCCGGTTCCGGGCCCGGACGGCCACTGGCAACTGGCCGACGGCGAGGGCGGTTCGGCCGCCCTGCCCGTCGATCCCCGGCACCGCGACAGCACGGCCCTGTGGCAGCTGGCATCGATATCGGGCGGCGCCCCGATCAAGATCTTCGCCGAGTACGGCCACAGGGGCGCAACCCCTCTGACGACGTGGACCCCGGAGCCGGTCCCTCTCTGA
- a CDS encoding AAA family ATPase yields the protein MTVPGTEGEAENETETETESQALRPHAEHAFAEELKALAAADDRPRPERWKLSPWAVATYLLGGTLPDGTVITPKYVGPRRVVEVAVTTLATDRALLLLGVPGTAKTWVSEHLAAAVSGDSTLLVQGTAGTPEEAIRYGWDYARLLAHGPSREALVPGPVMRAMAQGMTARVEELTRIPADVQDTLITILSEKTLPVPELGEEVQAVRGFNLIATANDRDRGVNDLSSALRRRFNTVVLPLPATPEDEVDIVSRRVDQIGRSLDLPSVPDGTDEIRRVVTVFRELRDGVTTDGRTKVKSPSGTLSTAEAISVVTGGLALAAHFGDGVLRAGDVAAGILGAVVRDPAADRLVWQEYLETVVRERDGWKDFYRACREVSA from the coding sequence GTGACCGTGCCCGGAACCGAAGGCGAAGCCGAGAACGAGACCGAGACCGAGACCGAATCCCAGGCCCTGCGCCCGCACGCGGAGCACGCCTTCGCCGAGGAGCTCAAGGCCCTCGCCGCCGCCGACGACCGGCCCCGCCCCGAGCGCTGGAAGCTCTCGCCGTGGGCCGTCGCCACCTACCTGCTCGGCGGCACCCTGCCCGACGGCACCGTGATCACGCCCAAGTACGTGGGCCCGCGCCGCGTTGTCGAGGTGGCCGTCACCACGCTCGCCACCGACCGCGCCCTGCTCCTGCTCGGCGTCCCCGGCACCGCCAAGACCTGGGTCTCCGAGCACCTGGCCGCCGCCGTCAGCGGCGACTCCACGCTGCTCGTCCAGGGCACGGCGGGCACCCCGGAGGAGGCCATCCGCTACGGGTGGGACTACGCCCGGCTCCTCGCCCACGGCCCCAGCCGCGAGGCGCTCGTGCCCGGCCCCGTCATGCGGGCCATGGCCCAGGGCATGACCGCCCGCGTCGAGGAGCTCACCCGCATCCCCGCCGACGTCCAGGACACCCTGATCACGATCCTCTCCGAAAAGACCCTTCCCGTCCCCGAGTTGGGCGAGGAGGTGCAGGCCGTCCGCGGCTTCAACCTGATCGCCACCGCCAACGACCGCGACCGCGGCGTCAACGACCTCTCCAGCGCCCTGCGCCGCCGCTTCAACACCGTCGTGCTGCCCCTGCCCGCCACGCCCGAGGACGAGGTCGACATCGTCTCCCGGCGCGTCGACCAGATCGGCCGCTCCCTCGACCTGCCGTCCGTGCCCGACGGCACCGACGAGATCCGGCGCGTCGTCACGGTCTTCCGCGAGCTGCGCGACGGCGTCACCACCGACGGCCGCACCAAGGTCAAGTCCCCTTCGGGAACGCTCTCCACGGCCGAGGCGATCTCCGTCGTCACCGGCGGCCTCGCCCTCGCCGCCCACTTCGGCGACGGCGTGCTGCGCGCGGGCGACGTGGCCGCCGGCATCCTCGGCGCGGTCGTCCGCGACCCGGCCGCCGACCGCCTCGTCTGGCAGGAGTACCTGGAGACGGTCGTCCGCGAACGCGACGGCTGGAAGGACTTCTACCGCGCCTGCCGTGAGGTCTCGGCGTGA